A single window of Vigna unguiculata cultivar IT97K-499-35 chromosome 1, ASM411807v1, whole genome shotgun sequence DNA harbors:
- the LOC114190140 gene encoding receptor-like protein EIX2, which yields MTFISQFSVLLLLLYYAFTFQKIVCNNLSQLRCNEKDRQTLQMFKEGVLDPSNNLVTWSTEQDCCEWKGVHCDNTTSRVTKLDLSQQFLGGEIKLSLLELQFLYHLNLSHNYFNVIRIPPIQNGVIFGSNLHYLDLFMLDLSFKNDISMDSLDWLSQLSSLKYLDLYGIDLHEEANWLLAMPPSLSDLHLSHCQLTTMSPSLKHVNLTSLVTLDLSGNHFNSELPHWLFNLSRDVSYLKLKDNSFYGEIPSSLFNYQNLEYLDLSGNMFSGSVPFTLGNLTYLVVLKIGYNSFSGTIFDLHFSRLHNLQVLHLSNTRFHFNPEWIPLFQLKRLYLDDTNQGPQFPPWIYTQKSLSTLYMSSSKISFVEEEKFWGLIAGIDEGIDLSNNSISGDISNVLLNSKYIWLSHNNFTGTLPHLSPEVEYVDLSHNSFTGSIPHSWKDLKHLLFISLWNNNLFGEVLENLSWSTYLLVINLEKNEFSGNIPNNMSKNLEVVILRSNKFQGSIPSQIFLLSSLIHLDLAHNKLSGSMPHILYNTTEMITHYYPVPLFNLDGNIYLYAKGRVYESRLDLSRRTVDLSANKISGEIPSELFRLIEVQTLNLSYNHLTGTIPKTIGGMKNLESLDLSNNKLFGEIPQNMVALSFLSYLNLSCNNFSGQIPIGTQLQSFGVSSYNGNPTLCGAPLSKCNVKKNPFNTIQQHTINEGGEFDKESLYLGMGVGFAVGFCGLFGSLLIFRKWRHKYYRLINRVYDQLYVTYMLNFNNILSTEAPQLVQARSVGDL from the exons ATGACCTTTATATCACAATTTTCAGttcttttgcttttactttattatgCTTTTACATTCCAAAAAATTGTGTGCAACAATCTTAGCCAACTTCGCTGCAATGAGAAGGACCGACAAACCTTGCAAATGTTTAAAGAGGGTGTTCTTGATCCATCCAACAACCTCGTCACTTGGTCCACTGAACAAGACTGTTGCGAATGGAAAGGAGTTCACTGTGACAATACCACAAGCAGAGTAACAAAACTTGATCTATCCCAACAATTTCTAGGAGGTGAAATCAAGTTATCTTTGTTGGAACTTCAATTTCTATATCATTTGAATTTGAGCCATAACTACTTTAATGTTATTCGCATTCCACCAATTCAAAATGGTGTCATATTTGGCTCCAACCTCCATTACCTTGATTTATTCATGCTTGACTTATCCTTCAAGAATGATATTTCCATGGATAGTCTTGATTGGCTTTCTCAACTTTCTTCAT TGAAATATCTTGACCTTTATGGAATAGATCTTCACGAAGAAGCCAACTGGCTTTTAGCCATGCCTCCTTCATTATCAGACCTACACTTGAGCCATTGTCAACTAACCACCATGAGCCCATCTTTAAAGCATGTGAATCTTACTTCACTTGTCACTCTTGATCTTTCAGGTAACCATTTTAACTCTGAATTGCCACATTGGTTGTTTAATCTCAGTCGTGATGTCTCCTATCTTAAACTTAAAGACAATAGTTTTTACGGTGAAATACCTTCAAGTTTGTTCAACTACCAAAATTTGGAATACCTTGATCTATCAGGCAACATGTTTTCTGGTTCCGTTCCTTTCACTTTAGGAAATCTCACATATTTGGTTGTCTTAAAAATTGGTTATAATTCCTTTTCTGGTACAATATTTGACTTGCATTTTTCCAGACTCCACAATTTACAAGTGTTGCACTTGAGCAACACAAGGTTTCATTTCAATCCTGAATGGATTCCTCTGTTTCAACTGAAAAGGCTTTATTTGGATGATACAAATCAAGGTCCTCAATTTCCACCATGGATATATACTCAAAAGTCACTTTCAACTTTATACATGTCAAGCTCAAAAATTTCATttgtagaagaagaaaagttttgGGGCTTAATAGCTGGTATTGATGAAGGGATCGATTTATCTAACAACTCAATTAGTGGAGACATATCCAACGTCTTGCTAAATTCTAAGTACATATGGTTAAGCCATAATAATTTCACAGGAACACTCCCACATTTATCACCAGAGGTCGAATATGTGGATTTATCTCATAACTCTTTCACAGGATCGATTCCACATAGTTGGAAGGACTTGAAACATTTGCTTTTTATCAGCTTGTGGAATAATAATTTATTCGGTGAAGTTCTTGAGAATCTTTCATGGTCGACATATTTATTAGTtataaatcttgaaaaaaatgaattttctgGAAATATACCAAACAATATGTCCAAAAACTTAGAAGTGGTGATATTAAGATCTAATAAATTTCAGGGAAGTATTCCATCTCAAATATTCCTTCTCTCTTCTTTGATTCACTTGGATCTCGCCCATAATAAACTTTCGGGATCAATGCCTCATATTCTGTATAACACAACAGAAATGATAACACATTATTATCCTGTACCTCTCTTTAATTTAGATGGCAACATTTATTTATATGCAAAGGGTCGGGTTTATGAAAGTAGACTTGACTTGAGCAGGAGAACCGTTGACCTTTCAGCTAACAAGATATCTGGAGAGATTCCTTCGGAATTATTTAGGCTGATTGAAGTTCAAACATTGAATTTATCTTATAATCATTTGACTGGAACTATACCTAAGACAATTGGAGGAATGAAAAATCTAGAATCTCTTGATCTCTCTAATAATAAGCTTTTTGGTGAGATTCCACAAAACATGGTTGCGTTGTCTTTTCTAAGTTATTTGAACCTATCATGCAACAATTTTTCTGGACAAATTCCAATAGGGACTCAACTTCAAAGTTTCGGTGTATCAAGCTATAATGGAAACCCAACACTTTGTGGAGCTCCTCTTTCAAAGTGTAACGTGAAAAAAAATcctttcaatacaatccaaCAACATACAATCAACGAAGGTGGTGAATTTGATAAAGAATCACTGTATCTTGGAATGGGAGTTGGGTTTGCAGTTGGATTTTGTGGTCTTTTTGGTTCTTTGCTCATTTTTAGGAAATGGAGACATAAGTACTATCGATTGATCAATCGAGTGTATGACCAACTATATGTTACTTACATGCTCAATTTCAATAACATTCTTAGCACAGAAGCACCACAGTTAGTTCAG GCTCGAAGTGTCGGTGATCTTTGA